The Urocitellus parryii isolate mUroPar1 chromosome 6, mUroPar1.hap1, whole genome shotgun sequence genome includes a window with the following:
- the Ggt7 gene encoding glutathione hydrolase 7 isoform X2, with amino-acid sequence MAAESEASQESALGAYSPVDYMSITSFPRLPEDEPAPAAPLRGRKDEDAFLGDPDTDPDSFLKSARLQRLPSSSSEMGSQDGSPLRETRKDPFSAAAAECSCRQDGLTVIVTACLTFATGVTVALVMQIYFGDPQIFQQGAVVTDAAQCTSLGMEVLSKQGSSVDAAVAAALCLGIVAPHSSGLGSGGVMLVHDIRRNESQLIDFRESAPGALREEALQRSWETKVGTLPGLLVGVPGMVKGLHEAHQLYGRLPWSQVLAFAAAVAQDGFNVTHDLARALAEQLPPNASERFLETFLPLGHPPLPGSLMRRPDLAEVLDALGTSGPAAFYNGGNLTLEMVAEAQHAGGVITEEDFSNYSALVEKPVCGVYRGHLVLSPPPPHTGPAIISALNILEGFNLTSLVSREQALHWVAETLKIALALASRLGDPIYDSTITESMDDMLSKVEAAYFRGHINDSQAAPAPLLPVYELDGAPTAAQVLIMGPDDFIVAMVSSLNRPFGSGLITPSGILLNSQMLDFSWPNRTANHSAPNLENSVQPGKRPLSFLLPTVVRPAEGLCGTYLALGANGAARGLSGLTQVLLNVLTLNRNLSDSLARGRLHPDLQSNLLQVDSEFTEEEIEFLEARGHHVEKVDVLSWVHGSRRTNNFIIGVKDPRSPDAAGATIL; translated from the exons ACCCGGATTCCTTCCTGAAGTCGGCGCGACTGCAACGGCTGCCGTCGTCGTCGTCGGAGATGGGCAGCCAGGACGGGTCACCGCTAAGAGAGACTCGCAAGGACCCATTTTCCGCGGCAGCGGCCGAGTGCTCTTGCCGCCAAGATGGGCTTACGGTCATCGTCACTGCCTGCCTCACCTTCGCTACCGGCGTCACTGTGGCGCTGGTCATGCAAATCTACTTCGGGGACCCCCAG ATCTTCCAGCAGGGTGCTGTGGTGACTGATGCTGCTCAATGCACATCACTGGGCATGGAGGTGCTCAGTAAACAGGGATCTTCCGTGGATGCAGCTGTAGCAGCAGCCTTGTGTTTAGGGATCGTGGCTCCACACAGTTCTGGCTTAGGCAG TGGGGGCGTAATGCTGGTACATGACATCCGTCGAAACGAAAGCCAACTAATTGATTTCCGGGAGTCTGCACCAGGGGCCCTCAGGGAAGAGGCCCTGCAGAGGTCCTGGGAAACCAAGGTGGGGACCCT A CCTGGGCTCTTGGTGGGGGTCCCTGGAATGGTGAAGGGGCTACATGAAGCTCATCAGCTCTATGGCAG GCTGCCATGGTCCCAAGTCCTGGCCTTCGCTGCAGCTGTGGCCCAAGATGGTTTCAACGTGACCCATGATCTAG cccGGGCCTTGGCTGAGCAGCTGCCTCCCAATGCATCTGAGCGCTTCCTGGAGACATTCCTGCCCTTGGGCCACCCACCACTGCCTGGCTCCCTGATGCGTCGTCCTGACCTGGCAGAGGTGCTGGATGCACTTGGCACTTCTGGCCCTGCTGCCTTCTACAACGGTGGCAACCTCACACTGGAGATGGTGGCTGAG GCTCAGCATGCAGGGGGCGTTATAACTGAAGAGGACTTCAGCAACTACAGTGCCCTTGTGGAGAAGCCTGTGTGTGGGGTGTACAGAG GCCACCTGGTTCtgagtcccccacccccacacacaggcCCTGCCATCATCAGTGCTCTGAACATCCTTGAGGGCTTCAATCTCACCAGCCTGGTATCCCGGGAACAGGCTCTTCACTGGGTGGCAGAG ACCTTGAAGATTGCATTAGCCCTGGCCAGCAGACTGGGAGATCCCATCTATGATTCTACCATCACTGAGAGCATGGATGACATGCTCAG CAAGGTGGAGGCTGCCTACTTCCGGGGCCACATCAATGATTCTCAGGCAGCCCCTGCACCTCTCCTGCCTGTCTATGAGCTGGATGGGGCTCCCACCGCTGCCCAGGTGCTGATTATGGGCCCTGATGACTTCATCGTGGCAATGGTTAG CTCCCTGAACCGGCCCTTTGGCAGTGGCCTCATCACCCCCTCGGGGATCCTGCTCAACAGTCAGATGCTGGACTTCTCCTGGCCCAACAGAACTGCTAACCATTCTGCACCCAACCTG GAGAACTCGGTGCAGCCAGGGAAGCGGCCACTCTCTTTCCTGCTgcccactgtggtccgaccggcaGAGGGGCTCTGTGGGACCTACCTTGCCCTGGGGGCCAACGGAGCTGCCCGGGGCCTCAGTGGTCTGACCCAG GTACTGCTGAATGTCCTGACCTTGAACCGGAACCTGAGTGACAGCCTGGCCCGAGGCCGCCTTCACCCAGACCTGCAGTCCAACCTCCTGCAGGTGGACA GTGAGTTCACAGAGGAAGAGATAGAATTCCTGGAAGCCAGGGGTCACCACGTGGAGAAGGTAGATGTCTTATCCTGGGTCCATGGCAGCCGGAGAACCAACAACTTCATCATCGGTGTGAAGGACCCGCGGAGCCCAGATGCAGCTGGAGCCACCATCCTGTAG
- the Ggt7 gene encoding glutathione hydrolase 7 isoform X1 encodes MAAESEASQESALGAYSPVDYMSITSFPRLPEDEPAPAAPLRGRKDEDAFLGDPDTDPDSFLKSARLQRLPSSSSEMGSQDGSPLRETRKDPFSAAAAECSCRQDGLTVIVTACLTFATGVTVALVMQIYFGDPQIFQQGAVVTDAAQCTSLGMEVLSKQGSSVDAAVAAALCLGIVAPHSSGLGSGGVMLVHDIRRNESQLIDFRESAPGALREEALQRSWETKPGLLVGVPGMVKGLHEAHQLYGRLPWSQVLAFAAAVAQDGFNVTHDLARALAEQLPPNASERFLETFLPLGHPPLPGSLMRRPDLAEVLDALGTSGPAAFYNGGNLTLEMVAEAQHAGGVITEEDFSNYSALVEKPVCGVYRGHLVLSPPPPHTGPAIISALNILEGFNLTSLVSREQALHWVAETLKIALALASRLGDPIYDSTITESMDDMLSKVEAAYFRGHINDSQAAPAPLLPVYELDGAPTAAQVLIMGPDDFIVAMVSSLNRPFGSGLITPSGILLNSQMLDFSWPNRTANHSAPNLENSVQPGKRPLSFLLPTVVRPAEGLCGTYLALGANGAARGLSGLTQVLLNVLTLNRNLSDSLARGRLHPDLQSNLLQVDSEFTEEEIEFLEARGHHVEKVDVLSWVHGSRRTNNFIIGVKDPRSPDAAGATIL; translated from the exons ACCCGGATTCCTTCCTGAAGTCGGCGCGACTGCAACGGCTGCCGTCGTCGTCGTCGGAGATGGGCAGCCAGGACGGGTCACCGCTAAGAGAGACTCGCAAGGACCCATTTTCCGCGGCAGCGGCCGAGTGCTCTTGCCGCCAAGATGGGCTTACGGTCATCGTCACTGCCTGCCTCACCTTCGCTACCGGCGTCACTGTGGCGCTGGTCATGCAAATCTACTTCGGGGACCCCCAG ATCTTCCAGCAGGGTGCTGTGGTGACTGATGCTGCTCAATGCACATCACTGGGCATGGAGGTGCTCAGTAAACAGGGATCTTCCGTGGATGCAGCTGTAGCAGCAGCCTTGTGTTTAGGGATCGTGGCTCCACACAGTTCTGGCTTAGGCAG TGGGGGCGTAATGCTGGTACATGACATCCGTCGAAACGAAAGCCAACTAATTGATTTCCGGGAGTCTGCACCAGGGGCCCTCAGGGAAGAGGCCCTGCAGAGGTCCTGGGAAACCAAG CCTGGGCTCTTGGTGGGGGTCCCTGGAATGGTGAAGGGGCTACATGAAGCTCATCAGCTCTATGGCAG GCTGCCATGGTCCCAAGTCCTGGCCTTCGCTGCAGCTGTGGCCCAAGATGGTTTCAACGTGACCCATGATCTAG cccGGGCCTTGGCTGAGCAGCTGCCTCCCAATGCATCTGAGCGCTTCCTGGAGACATTCCTGCCCTTGGGCCACCCACCACTGCCTGGCTCCCTGATGCGTCGTCCTGACCTGGCAGAGGTGCTGGATGCACTTGGCACTTCTGGCCCTGCTGCCTTCTACAACGGTGGCAACCTCACACTGGAGATGGTGGCTGAG GCTCAGCATGCAGGGGGCGTTATAACTGAAGAGGACTTCAGCAACTACAGTGCCCTTGTGGAGAAGCCTGTGTGTGGGGTGTACAGAG GCCACCTGGTTCtgagtcccccacccccacacacaggcCCTGCCATCATCAGTGCTCTGAACATCCTTGAGGGCTTCAATCTCACCAGCCTGGTATCCCGGGAACAGGCTCTTCACTGGGTGGCAGAG ACCTTGAAGATTGCATTAGCCCTGGCCAGCAGACTGGGAGATCCCATCTATGATTCTACCATCACTGAGAGCATGGATGACATGCTCAG CAAGGTGGAGGCTGCCTACTTCCGGGGCCACATCAATGATTCTCAGGCAGCCCCTGCACCTCTCCTGCCTGTCTATGAGCTGGATGGGGCTCCCACCGCTGCCCAGGTGCTGATTATGGGCCCTGATGACTTCATCGTGGCAATGGTTAG CTCCCTGAACCGGCCCTTTGGCAGTGGCCTCATCACCCCCTCGGGGATCCTGCTCAACAGTCAGATGCTGGACTTCTCCTGGCCCAACAGAACTGCTAACCATTCTGCACCCAACCTG GAGAACTCGGTGCAGCCAGGGAAGCGGCCACTCTCTTTCCTGCTgcccactgtggtccgaccggcaGAGGGGCTCTGTGGGACCTACCTTGCCCTGGGGGCCAACGGAGCTGCCCGGGGCCTCAGTGGTCTGACCCAG GTACTGCTGAATGTCCTGACCTTGAACCGGAACCTGAGTGACAGCCTGGCCCGAGGCCGCCTTCACCCAGACCTGCAGTCCAACCTCCTGCAGGTGGACA GTGAGTTCACAGAGGAAGAGATAGAATTCCTGGAAGCCAGGGGTCACCACGTGGAGAAGGTAGATGTCTTATCCTGGGTCCATGGCAGCCGGAGAACCAACAACTTCATCATCGGTGTGAAGGACCCGCGGAGCCCAGATGCAGCTGGAGCCACCATCCTGTAG